A stretch of DNA from Luteolibacter sp. Y139:
CGCTATACCAACGTCCTCACGCTGGATTCCCACGAGGCCAGGACGAAGGCACCCAGCTTCAAGAACGGCCCATCGGTCGGCCGCGCCAGCGCGACCAATCACCTGATGGGCCGCGGCTGGTGGTCCTGGATCATCCCGCTCTCAAATGGCGACTTTTCCGCCGGTGTGACCTGGGACGAGCGGCTTTTCACGCCGCCGTCAGAGGGCCCGGTCGGCGAGCGCGTGAAGCAGCACCTGCTGACGCACCCCATCGGCAAGCTGATGTTCGCGGATGCCGTGCCGGTCGAAAACGACGCCCGGATTTACAAGCATCTCCCCTACTATTCCACCGAGGTCTGCGGCGATGGCTGGATCCTCGCCGGCGATGCCGCGGGATTCATGGACCCGCTCTATTCCCAGGGTCTCGATTACTGCGCACACTCCACCTATTGCGCGCACAACATCATCCTCAAGTCCCTGCGCGGCGAATGCGTGAAGATGGCATTGGCCACTCACAATGAGATCTATCCGCAGTCTTACCAGAGATGGTATCACGGCCTCTACCGGAACAAGTATCAATATCTCGGCGACGCGGACCTGATGCATGCCGCATTCCTCATGGATATCGCCGCCTATTTCATCGGCCCGGTGCGGGCAGTGTATTGGGATGCCGACCGCGAATACTCGACCATGCCCTACAATGGCCTCGGAGGCGCGATCTTCGCGCGGCTGATGCGCTTCTACAACCGGCGGCTGGAAACGATTGCCCGCAAGCGCCTGATGGCAGGCACCTACGGCAAGAATAACCTGAAGCACCGCCACCTGATCCGCGTCCCCTTCGAGCCGAACCTGAAGGCGGTCCGGCACATGCTGGGCGGCATGAAGGTGTGGCTGAAGCTGGAGGCGGAGACCATGTTCACCCAGCCGATCCCGGCCCTGCCTGACCCAATGGAAAAGGCCGCGGCCAGCCGGGTCGCGGAGGCGTCCTGACGGAGCATTTCGGTAGCGGAAGGGCTGCGCCCTTCCGGCGGGCGGGCGTGGAAGACAAATCGCCGCTTGGATTCGGGGACGGGCCGAACCCAACCGGAACGACGCAGTCGGTTCCGCTACGAAATCCCATTGTCATCTCTGGCTCATTCCCGCCTGAAATCCCAGACAGATCCCCTTCCCGGCGGAATTCCTTGGTGGAACTTCCGGTTGGAATTTTCATCGCGCCTTCACGCGAAATTCCGATACACCCTCAAGCATCCGAATCGTTAGAACGATCTTATCCCATGGAATACGCCTCCGAGACCGAAGTCACCACCGCCGGAAAGCACGTGCGCTCCCTATCCGCGGCGCTCAATCAGGTGCTATTCGGCCAAGAAGAACTCGTTGATCTGGTGCTGACTGGCGTTCTGGCCCGGGGACATATCCTGCTGGAAGGTCTGCCGGGACTCGGCAAGACCGAACTCGTGAAGGGCCTCTCGAAATCCCTCCGGCTCGGCACCAAGCGCGTCCAGTTTACCCCGGATTTGCTCCCGGGTGACATCACCGGCAACCCGGTGCTGCAGGAAGTCGACGGCCGCCGCGCCTTCGTCTTCCAGCCGGGGCCGCTGTTCACGAACATCGTGCTCGCGGACGAAATCAACCGCGCCTCCCCGAAGACCCAGTCGGCGCTGCTGGAAGCCATGCAGGAGCGCCGGGTGACCGTCCTCGGCGAGACCCACGAGCTGCCCAAGCCCTTCTTCGTCCTGGCGACCCAGAACCCGATCGAACTGGAAGGCACCTACCCGCTGCCGGAAGCCCAGCTCGACCGCTTCCTTTTCAAGCTCGAGGTCACCCGCAACAACGTCGAGACCCTTGAGCGGATCGTGAACCAGCGCGAACTCGGCACCGAGCCGACGGTTGAGCCAATCATGGATGCTTCGACGCTGGATGAAGTGCTGAATTTGGTACGCCGCATCTATCTCCCGGACGTGGTCGCAAATTACATCGCCCGTCTGGTCGATGGCACTCATCCGGGCCAGAGCTCCGCCGCCCGCGGCATCCGCTACGGCGCCAGCCCGCGTGCTGCCCTCTCGCTGGCCTCCGCAGCCAAGGCCCGCGCACTGATGAATGAACGGACCAATGCCTCCTTCGAGGACGTGCGCTTCGTCGCCCCGTCGGTGCTGCGCCACCGCATCGTGCTGGAATACAATGCGCGGGTCGAAGGACTGACGAACAACGACATCGTCCGCGCCCTGATCGAGGAGGTGCCGTTCCAGGGCGGCGCGACCCCGCGGACGCTCAAGACCGCCTGACCCGCGGCTGCTCCACCCCAGCCGTTCCATCTCCCAAAGCAGCCGGAACACCTCATCTCCCTGCCCTTCCCTTCATGCTCAAGCGCCTGCTTTTCCTGCTGGTCTCCCTCGTCGCTCCGCTGGGGGCGCAGGAGATGCTCTTCAGCCATGTGCCCGACCCGAAGACCAAGACCAAGGTCGACGCGGTGGCACTCTTCAATCGTCCCGCTCCCGGCGGATTCCTGCCGGTCCGGATCACGGTGAATAATACCTCCGAACAGGAGGGGAAAATCAACATCTCCACCACTTCCGAGGATGGCTACGGTGACCGGGGCAGCGAGATCACCTCGTCCTTTGACCTGACGATTCCGGCGGAGCGGAATAGCGTCCACGATATTCTGGTGCCATGCGCCACGCTGCTGAACTTCGGCTCCGGCGGCTTCGTCAGCGTGGATGTCCGTCTCTCCGGTTCCTACGGCAGCGCGTCGGGAAAGCTGAACGCGAACTATGACGACAGTCAGTCGGCAGTCTTGCTGAGCGAACCTCTCTACACGCCGAACGGATCGATGCTGGATAGCCATCTCTCGAGCTCCGGCAGCAGCGTCCACTATCGCGGAGGTTCTCAAACTTTCGCGGGTCGATTCGACGCGCGCTCGCTGCCGGAGGACTGGCGGGCTTACTCCGGATATGACGGCATCGCGATGACCGACACCGACTGGGGAAATGCCACCCCGGGTGCCCGCACGGCCATCCTCCGCTGGAATCGCCTCGGTGGCGAGCTGGTCATCTACACGCTGTCCGGATCCTCGGATCTGGCGACCCTGGGAATCTCCACGGAGGGCAAGGGCACACGAACCGCCGACCGCAGCTTCGGCCGGGTGACACTCATCCCTCTGGGCCGCGACTTGAAACTTGATGCACCGGCGACAGTGGAGCGCTTTCAGGACCACGCGCGCCTTGCACCCTTGAACCATTCCATCCGGAACGACTTCAGCGCAGCTTGGCAGACCAAGGCCGACTTCGGCGAGCAGCGCTACAACTACGGCCTCTTCGTCCTGATCTTGGTCGCATTCGGCGTGCTCGTCGGACCGGTGAACCTGTTCGTTTTCGCGAAGTCCGGCCGTCGCCACCGGCTGTTCATCACCACGCCCCTGATCGCCTTGGGCACCAGCGTGCTACTGATCGCGCTGATCATCCTGATCGATGGCTTCGGCGGTCGCGGCATGCGCACCGTCCTGATGGAAGTGCGCCCGGACGATGGGGAGAACTCCGCCTACCTTCTGCAGGAACAAGTCAGCCGCACCGGTGTGCTCCTCGGCGGTGGATTCACCGTGAACGAGCCCGCCGTTCTCACCAGCGTCCCGCTCGCCAGCGGCCAATGGTCCCGCCTGACCAATGACAACGACGGTGGCGGCATGCGTTACGAGGAGAAATTCGAAGACGGCAAGATGCAGGTGGAGGGTGACTGGTTCCAGAGCCGCTCCGAGCAGGGCCACTTCATGAGGGCCATCGTGCCGACCCGCGGACGGATTGAGGCCCGCGCGGAAAGCGGCACCCCATCCTTCCTCTCCACCTTCGATTTCCCCATCGAGACGCTCTACTATCACGACAACTCCGACGGCTGGTGGAAGGCGGAAAACGTCGTCCCCGGCAAGGCCTTCACTTGTGTCGCCGCATCGCCCGCAGAAGTGGAGGGATTCGTCAACGATGCCTCCAAGCGCCTCGCCGAGCGAACCCGCGGGGTGCTGGCCGTGAACGGGAAAGGCAGGGTCGACCGGGAATTCAAATCGCTCCACGAGCGGGAAGGCCACTTCATCGCGGTCTCCAACAAGGCACCTGCGATCGACACCCTGAAGGGCATCAACTGGATCGAAACGCGCACCTACATCACCGGACCCATCGTGAAGCCATGAGCGAAGCAGCCATCAAAGTCCACAATCTCTACCGCTACTTCGGACAGCTGAAGGCGGTGAATGGCATTTCGTTCGAGATCCCGCATGGCTCGGTGTGCGGCTTCGTCGGCGCGAACGGCGCTGGCAAGACGACCACCATGCGCATCCTCGCCTCGCTCGATTACCCGACCATGGGCACCGCGGAGATCTGCGGGATCAATGTGGTCCATCACCCGGACGAAGTGCGCAAGTTGATCGGCTGGATGCCGGATCATTTCGGCAACTATGAGCACATGACCGTCGTCGAGTATCTCGACTTCTACGCCCGTGCCTTCGGTTACCGCGGGAAGGAGCGGAAATCCCGCGTGCAGGAGGTGATGGAATTCACTGACCTCATTCCCCTCGCCGACCGCTTCTCGAACAAGCTCTCGAAAGGCATGACCCAGCGCCTCTGCCTCGGCCGCGCGCTGCTTCATGACCCGCAGATCCTGATCATGGACGAGCCGGCCGCCGGACTCGACCCGAAGGCCCGTGTCGAACTCAAGCACCTGATCCGGGTGCTGGCCCAGGAAGGAAAGACCATCTTCATCTCTTCCCACATTCTCTCGGAGCTGGGTGAGATGTGCGATTCGCTGCTCTTCGTGAATGGTGGCCGCATCGTTCACCATGGCGACGCCGAGACCCTGAAGCAGGGCACCGACTCCGCCGGCGGCATGCTCTACGATGTGCAGGTGCTCGGCGATCCGCAGGCCGTCTCCGACTGGTGCGTGATCAATCCGCACGTCAAGTTCCTGGAGAGCCGCAAGGCCGGCGCGCGCATCCGCATCGAGGCCAGCGAACCGGAGCGCGCCGCGGAGGTCCTCGCCCGCATGGTCAAGGACGGCCTCAAGGTAACCGAATTCCACAAGGAACAGCGCAATCTCGAGGACGCCTTCATCGACATGCTCGGCCGCATCGACCGCGGCGAAGGAGCCCTGCCGACCGCGCCGAAGTCCGAGCTACCCGCCTTCACTCCGCCCGAACCGTCGAACAATTGATGAGCGTCAGCGCCGCCAATCCTGTCGTCCCGCCGCCCGCTGTCACGCCGCCTCCGGTGGCCGGCCAGCTCGATGAGTTCAGCGACAAGCTTTCACCGATGCTGGTCAAGGAGCTCCGCCAGGGACTGCGGGGTAAGACCTTCGTCATCCTCTTCCTCGCCCTGCAAGGCCTGCTCGGCATCGTGCTGCTGTCGGCGATCGGTGCGAGTTCCGATGGCGACTCCGGGCCGGCGGTGAGCAAGGTGATCTTCTTCTTCTTCGCCCTCGCCGCTCTCGTCGCCCAGCCACTGCGCGGCATCGGAGCCCTGCACCATGAGATCAAGGGGAACACCATCGACCTGATGGTGCTCACCCGCCTCGGATCATGGCGCATCGTCCTTGGGAAATGGGTGGCCATCGTCAGCCAGACCGGACTGCTGCTGATGGCGATCGTGCCATACTTGATCCTGCGTTACTTTTTCGGGCGCATGGATCTGTTTGCCGAGCTCTTGTTGCTCGGGTTGGTCTTTGCCGGGTCGGCCATCTTCACGGCTATCACGGTCGGCCTCTCGGCGCTTCCTTCCATCCTCGTCCGCGGATTGATGCCGCTCGCCCTCGCCGTTTTCATTGGTTTCAGCATTCCGTCGATCACCTTCAGCCACGAGCTGAATGGTTTGATCCGCATCTGCACCTTGCAGGACAAGGCGGAAGCTTGGGGACTCTTCAGCACGCTCGCCGTCGGCATCTATATCGGCTGGATGGCATTGGCGATGGGTGCCTCGATCATTGCGCCCCAGGCGGAAAACCACAGCACCTCGCGGCGCTTGGTCGCGCTTGGCATGATCGCCCTGCTGGGAGTGATCGGTTGGATTGCCGGGACCTCGCGCGACGTGATGGCAGTGATGCTGATCATGGTCGGCGTGCCAGCGGTGGCGCTCGCCCTGACCGAGCCGTTGGAATTGCTGCCGCCCATCTGCCGGCCCTTCCTGCGGTTTGGCAACTTGGGGAAAGTTGCCGGCCGCATCCTGTATCCCGGCTGGGCTTCCGGCGTCCTCTTCACCGGTCTCCTGATGACCGGCACCATCCTCGTCTACCTCTCGCGCCCCAATACGGACATCAATCCCAATCTCCCGATCGTGAAGCTGCTGATGACGCTTGGCACCCTGCTGCTGCCAGCGCTGATCATCCGGGTCCTCGCTTCGCGTGCGCGAAGTCCGCTCGGAGTCTACATTCTGATCGGAGTTCTCCTTTGCGCCGCGGCCATCGCGCTGGTCCTGATCATGACGGAAACCGACAACGACGGGTATGTCTGGTTCTTCTCGTGGATTCCTCCCGTGCAGATGGTCGTGGTGGATTTCCTTTATCGCAATCACCCCTCGTCCACCACCATAGCAGACCTGAGTGGCCTGGTTCAGGTCGGCGTCATCACTTGCTCGGCCTATTTCGTCCTGCTCCTGTTCTTTGCCCTGAAGAACTTCTCCGCCATCCGCGAGGTCGAGCAAGAAGCCGAAGGCCACGCTCCGAAGCCAACGTCATGACCGCCGAAGAACTCACCCGCTGCCACGCCCGGGCGCTCGCCGCCGCGGCTCGCCTGAGGTTGCCGCTGCGATCACGCGTGTGGAAGGGCCAGGCTGGCGAATTCCAAGGCGCCGGCGTCGGTTCGTCCCTCGATTTCCAGGACCACCGGACCTACGTCCCCGGCGACGACCCGCGCCACATCAACTGGCAAGCCTACGCCCGCACTGGCCAGTACACCATGAAGCTCTACCGCGAGGAAGTCCGCCCCGTCGTCGACGTGGTGCTGGATGCCTCGGAGTCGATGTTCTTCGACCCGCAGAAGGCGGAGCGCGTGGCAGAGCTGTTTTGTTTCGCCGTCGAATCCGCGCGTCGCTCGGGTGCAAATACCGCCGTCTTCCTCGTCCGTGGCGACGCGGTGCGCCCTCTGGCACCTGAAAGCATCTCCCTCCATCGCTGGCTCGATGAAGCACGCGCGATGAAAGCCGCCGATCCCGCGCTGGCGCCGGATCTTTCGCGCATCCCCTTTCATGGCAATGCGATCCGGGTCATGGTCTCGGACCTCCTGTTCCCTGGTGACCCGGAACACGCCGTGCGCATGCTGGCCGCCCGCCAAGGCAGCCCGATCTTCCTCATCCCCTTCCTGCAAAGCGAGGCCGCCCCGGACTGGACCGGCAACTACGAGTTCATCGATGCCGAGCGCAAGTCGCGCCACCAGCATCGCATCGAGCCCTCCGTGCTGAAGCGCTACAAGGAGAGCTACGCGAACCACTTCTCGATGTGGAAGACGGCCTGCCGCCGCCACCAGTGCCGCATGGCCCGCGTCGCCTGCGAGCCCGACTTGCAGACCTCGCTCTTCGCCGAGGCACTGCCGAGCGGAGCATTGGAGACGGCAAATTGACGCTTCACTCACCACCTTTCACCTGACCCTTGCTCACTCTCACCAACCCAGCCGGCCTCTGGGCGCTCCTCGGGATTCCCGCGGTGCTGGCGATCCATTTCCTCCAGCGCCAGGCGGTCATCATCCCGGTCTCGACGCTGTTCCTGTTAGAGAAAACCCAGCGCGAGTCGGCGAGCGGCCGGCGCATGGACCGGCTGATGAATTCGGTACCGCTGTGGATGCAGCTTCTCGGCGTGCTCCTGCTGACATGGCTGCTGGCGGAGCCGCGCTACCAAAAGGCGCGCAGCACCCAGCGCGTCGCGATCGTGCTCGATTCATCGGCCTCGATGGCCGTCTTCAAGGACAAGCTGAAGGAGAAGATCGTCGCCTCCCTGCCCGACCTGCAAGGACACGCGACTGCGCTGGAGCTGACCGTTCTGGAAAGCACGCCGGGCCGGCCGAAGCTGTTCGCCGGGGACAACAAGGATGACCTCGCCAAGGCGCTCGATGCCTGGCAACCGCGCGCCGGCCTGACCGATCCCGCGCAGGCCCTGCGACTCGCGCGCTCGCTCGTCGCGCGTGAAGGCATCGTCGTTTACGCCACGGACACCCCGATCGACTCGCCGCCTTTCGACGCCCGCCTGCTCTCGCTCGGCGAGCCCATCGACAATGTCGGCTTCACCGGCGTGAGCATCGGCGAAAAGGAAGGCGCGAAGGTCTTCCAAGCCCTCGTCCGCAACTACTCCGCCCACGCGAATTCCCGCACCTGGCAAGTCGAGCTGCCCGATGGCACCCGCACCGAGCCACGCCAGATCGATCTGGAGCCGAATGCCATCGTCACCCTTCAGGCCGCCTTTCCGGAAAAGGCCGAGCGCCTGAAGCTCGTGCTTTCTCCGGACAAGTTCACGCTCGATGACGTGCTGCCGATCGTGGTTCCGCAGCCGAAGAAGCTCGCGCTCTTCGCCTCCACCGGCGGGGCCTACGATGAGCTGACCAAGAAACTGCTCCGCTCTCTGGAAGCCACCGAGTCGGTCAATGACACCGCCACCGCCGACCTCACCATCCTTTCCTACGATCCGCTCGATCCCGTGCTACCCGCGGGTCACGCCATCGTCTTCGTCAAGGACGAGACCAAAGGCGGAGCCTACCTGAAGGGCGGCATCGTTGCGGAAAAGCATCCGCTGATCGATGCGCTCAACTGGCAATCCCTGCTGGTTCGCGAGACGATCCAGCTCCAGCGCCGCCAGAGCGACACGGTGCTGCTGTGGCAAGGCGAGCGCCCGCTGATTTTCCTCCGCGAAACGC
This window harbors:
- a CDS encoding NAD(P)/FAD-dependent oxidoreductase, yielding MNDSPTSTDYDVVIFGGAFSGSALALLLKRARPETRVLIVEKSEAFDRKVGESTSEVAGCFITRVLGLAHYLSCHHFQKHGLRMWFTTPENDCPNSCSEIGPNSQARFPTYQLDRALLDQHMLEQAQKEGCDLLRPASIKSFELNGAGKNTVVLKHNGETRTITAGWVADCSGKAALIARQRGLWRKLEDHPVHSMWVRYTNVLTLDSHEARTKAPSFKNGPSVGRASATNHLMGRGWWSWIIPLSNGDFSAGVTWDERLFTPPSEGPVGERVKQHLLTHPIGKLMFADAVPVENDARIYKHLPYYSTEVCGDGWILAGDAAGFMDPLYSQGLDYCAHSTYCAHNIILKSLRGECVKMALATHNEIYPQSYQRWYHGLYRNKYQYLGDADLMHAAFLMDIAAYFIGPVRAVYWDADREYSTMPYNGLGGAIFARLMRFYNRRLETIARKRLMAGTYGKNNLKHRHLIRVPFEPNLKAVRHMLGGMKVWLKLEAETMFTQPIPALPDPMEKAAASRVAEAS
- a CDS encoding DUF58 domain-containing protein; the protein is MTAEELTRCHARALAAAARLRLPLRSRVWKGQAGEFQGAGVGSSLDFQDHRTYVPGDDPRHINWQAYARTGQYTMKLYREEVRPVVDVVLDASESMFFDPQKAERVAELFCFAVESARRSGANTAVFLVRGDAVRPLAPESISLHRWLDEARAMKAADPALAPDLSRIPFHGNAIRVMVSDLLFPGDPEHAVRMLAARQGSPIFLIPFLQSEAAPDWTGNYEFIDAERKSRHQHRIEPSVLKRYKESYANHFSMWKTACRRHQCRMARVACEPDLQTSLFAEALPSGALETAN
- a CDS encoding AAA family ATPase, which gives rise to MEYASETEVTTAGKHVRSLSAALNQVLFGQEELVDLVLTGVLARGHILLEGLPGLGKTELVKGLSKSLRLGTKRVQFTPDLLPGDITGNPVLQEVDGRRAFVFQPGPLFTNIVLADEINRASPKTQSALLEAMQERRVTVLGETHELPKPFFVLATQNPIELEGTYPLPEAQLDRFLFKLEVTRNNVETLERIVNQRELGTEPTVEPIMDASTLDEVLNLVRRIYLPDVVANYIARLVDGTHPGQSSAARGIRYGASPRAALSLASAAKARALMNERTNASFEDVRFVAPSVLRHRIVLEYNARVEGLTNNDIVRALIEEVPFQGGATPRTLKTA
- a CDS encoding ABC transporter ATP-binding protein, with translation MSEAAIKVHNLYRYFGQLKAVNGISFEIPHGSVCGFVGANGAGKTTTMRILASLDYPTMGTAEICGINVVHHPDEVRKLIGWMPDHFGNYEHMTVVEYLDFYARAFGYRGKERKSRVQEVMEFTDLIPLADRFSNKLSKGMTQRLCLGRALLHDPQILIMDEPAAGLDPKARVELKHLIRVLAQEGKTIFISSHILSELGEMCDSLLFVNGGRIVHHGDAETLKQGTDSAGGMLYDVQVLGDPQAVSDWCVINPHVKFLESRKAGARIRIEASEPERAAEVLARMVKDGLKVTEFHKEQRNLEDAFIDMLGRIDRGEGALPTAPKSELPAFTPPEPSNN
- a CDS encoding BatA domain-containing protein; the protein is MLTLTNPAGLWALLGIPAVLAIHFLQRQAVIIPVSTLFLLEKTQRESASGRRMDRLMNSVPLWMQLLGVLLLTWLLAEPRYQKARSTQRVAIVLDSSASMAVFKDKLKEKIVASLPDLQGHATALELTVLESTPGRPKLFAGDNKDDLAKALDAWQPRAGLTDPAQALRLARSLVAREGIVVYATDTPIDSPPFDARLLSLGEPIDNVGFTGVSIGEKEGAKVFQALVRNYSAHANSRTWQVELPDGTRTEPRQIDLEPNAIVTLQAAFPEKAERLKLVLSPDKFTLDDVLPIVVPQPKKLALFASTGGAYDELTKKLLRSLEATESVNDTATADLTILSYDPLDPVLPAGHAIVFVKDETKGGAYLKGGIVAEKHPLIDALNWQSLLVRETIQLQRRQSDTVLLWQGERPLIFLRETPATPETPASRQLCFNFDLRLSNASTLPAFIVMLHRFAEELREAKIAPMTQLLESGQPLTLAAKTGHEAPALSIQTLGLDGKVVKTDTLPAAARVKIDAPLEAGFIKVRQGDTDLLTASVHFADTREADFSACKPENTLDQGSAAAVERHTDEDHWWRAWFLLLLAALLVSWHFTREREAAKKRATEPQPA